Genomic DNA from Theileria equi strain WA chromosome 4 map unlocalized gcontig_1105316255033, whole genome shotgun sequence:
AAGCTGCTAGTCCATCTGATACTGGAGTTACTGCTGTTGTTAGTGATGTTAGAGCTGATACTAGTCTAACTAGTAATGGACTTCCAAATCAAGTATCTCATGGTGCTGGTTATCCTGATCCTCAAGGACCTCTCTCTCCTACTCCTGCTTCTGAAAGATCTGGAGAAACTCCTGAAGCTCCTGAAAAATTTGTTGGTGCTGAATCTGTTGGTATTACCGCTATTCTCACCGGATTAGGCtctacctctggtactcttgccggGGCTGGaggtcttactggacttggttggtgggcatttaaacgttctaaaggagatcccTGGGTTAGACGTGGATATCctatagagtttttaaagaatgtaccatacTGAGTATGCATAGATTCACTTGTGGACTCTTACTCCTGAAGGAAGGATACCATCCCTGTACACTACTCATTcatactgacaattctgctcacaccagttgagacattaatggagtactaccatgaAAGTATGAATGGAGGACAGTATGGTAGATGGGTGTACCATGGACCATCTCTGCAAGGATGATAGATGGGAGGATCATACTCCAAACCGGATCTTCCATCTGTTACCGTAGACATTAGCAGATATCCTGGAGGACTTGGAGATCAAGCAGTCCAATCAGGTGATGATGGAGATGGATACTATTACGAAATTGACAGTAAAAGGATTAACTTGGAGAGAGAGACTTATTCCACTGAAAATGGGCAATACAGTAAACTTAAACACACTCCAGCAGATGGTACAGTTGGAACTATAAAAAATGGTAGTTATCTCGCACTATTCTTACCTGAACAATATGATGTAGCAAGTGTAACGGTCTTCTACTCTTTATCTGATAAAACTCATGAAAGTCCACTCATTGTTCAGTTTGGTCAAGGGAATAACTATTACACCACTGATGGTGGTTATAGTTGGAATAAGCAGAGTAGCATAACTACCCACACTCTCAAACAGAATCTTGATAAACAGAACTGCCAAAGACGCCACTTACATGTTGTAAATCTCCTAGATAAGAATAATAACGGCTATAGCTGCCCACGTTGTCTCGTCCAGCATATCTCAGTAGATCCTTCTCCAAAATATGACTATACCTATTATGGACATTCGATTTTTGGTTTTTTGGTGAATTCATGGATGGTAAAACAGAACAAACTGGATTTTCATTCACTGGTAGAATATCAAACGTCTATGTATACTGGTTAGAATGGGATTCTCCTAAACCTCTTTTGATTAATATACAGGGATCCACTTGGTACCAAAGAACAGGTCTTACTGAATCTAATTGGACACCAGTATATATACCTGGTACTCTCTCCGACAGTACTAATATTtccaagattctcctaAGTTATTACTCCTCTTCTGCGGTTACCATAGATGTTGGAGAGGGAGGAATTCTTACTGATAGACAATCTACTATCTATCCTGATCCTCCTGAAGGAGATAAACAGCAAGTTAAAGTTGAAAGAAAGGATCTGAATGGGGGCTATAGTAGTTTtactcattccatagaagaagaaaagggTTTCATAGTTAAAGAGGTCAAGTACAGTAATAACCCTCTCTCTGGCATAGATCCAAGTTTCATTCTTACAAGTGTAACAGCATACTATGATGGAGACAGTCCTGAAAAAGGAGAAGATCTTCTCCTAGTTGAATTTgagaaaaagaatggtacACCTAAGAACTATGTATATTATAGCAAAGGTAAGAATGGCAATTGGAGTGTTATTCCTAACAAGACTACTAAGCTAGTAAATTCCGAGCTTACCGAGCAACTCAACCAGTTGAAGGATGAGCTTACTAAAGCAAAGGAGAAACTTGCTGAAGAAAAGAAGCTTGCTAGGCTATCTGAGGGAAAGGAAGTATCTCAAGATAATGCTCCTGGACTTTCTGAAGGAGCTATAGCGGGAATATCTGCTGCAAGTCTTACCAGTGGAGGCGCAATTACCGGTCTAGCTCTATGGAAAGGACCTGCTCTACTCGCAAAACTAATCACTCGCTTGTAAAATActccctacccttggtaggtggtagagacACTCCCTCTAGACcactctcttgttggtatactggaatgatAGGACTTATTTCCCTTTGACAATActatttttggataatatcAACATACCTTTGATTCAAAACCCTATTTTAAATCTTGTTACACGTTGTTCACCAATAAACAAGATACTCTAACACAACTCCTTTACCCATCACATACATGCCACAATTTTCAACAAATACACAAACCTATAGGAATACCAGAATGCGATAAAACTCCGAGAGGAACACAAATTACCTGTAAAGCATCTCGGCTCACTCTACATTTCCCTTTCTCAAAGCTTGATGTTTAATGGGCAGCTAAAAGAATCCTTGGAGAATTTCAAAAAGTGTCGAGATTTACTCCAGGATTTGGCCAAGGAATCCGAAGGAGAGGaggagaagaagaatgtggagAATACACTTGAAGACGTTTCCATCCAAATTGAGGACCTGGAAAAGCTAATTGAGGCTAACAAGAACAACCAGGGAGCCACCAAGGGAAGTCAGAGCAACGCAGCATCTTTGGTTCCAAAAACCACGGTGTGTTTTTATTCCATAAGCATCTCTTATTCTACATCTTGGCGTTACAAGGATCGTGCCTGTTTCACTCCATCCATAATTTTACAGGGGAATTTGGACGAGAAGCAGTTGGATTCCACTCAAGTAAAGTCTGTAACCATTGATATTGGTGGAGGAAGTTCCTCTGGGAAGAAACGTAGAATAGATTTGACCAAAGTTTACGAGTGAACGCGCACCTTAATCTGGGGAGGTCCACTTCCTCTGTTACTCAATATCTTCCATAAATTACATTGTAAAATGGACAAGTTTCCATTAATGTGGCCGGatggtttgtttattccCCAAATTTAACGTAACTTCTCTACAGGTCACGATTTATTCCAGGATAACGAATTTCGGCTCTTCCCTGTCTTGTTACCATCTTCAAATGCAGGTATTTTATACTCAAATTATATATTATACCGATTTTAGCAACTGAAATGTACATAAAGGCGATTAAACGTTACGAATCCAACGCTGTATGCTCCGAGATGATCAGTAAGTCAACCAAATGACCCTCAACACAAATTCTACAGCCAATCTCGTAGAGAGAAGAAGAGAGGATTACATAAAAACATGGAATAACGGGATGGTATCGAAATATACGGCCTGTTCCAACGTTATCGCAAAAGGTGTGTTGACTAGTTGATTAATAAAAGACCTACAGAAGTATCAGACCTGTACAATAGTGACCCTTCATCATTTAGACATTGGCAGAATGATTTTCTGGGCAAGAAGTTCACCCGTTTGCTCAAAACCAGCGGAGACTGTCCACCGGAACTTGTCGGAGATTTGGTCAACAAGTCCCTCAATTTGCTACGTGGCGATTCAGTTCTCAGGAATCTTCTCATAGTTAGCGACGATAAGTTTGTTGAAGCGGTTTTAACTCGCCTCGTTGAAATGTGTCTCTCTGAAACGGTTATGAATTATGGACTTGATAGACCATATGAAGACCCTAAAAAGATCAAGAAGATCAAAAAGTTGTTAGTCAGAGCAACAAGTGCCGCATCTATAGCCCAAACAGCGGCAAAAATTTGGGGATGGAGGAGTGAAAATGAAAGAGTACCATTGCCACCACCAATTGCCGCTCCCTCCAAATTGGCTTCAGAGAATTATTACGTTTACGTCTGTGGATCCGGaaaaaattccaaaagggTCCTTAAGTCAACATCTTCCATATCAACCAGTTTTAAGGACGGAACTATACCGTTGCCAAAAGTTTTTATGCCATTCCAGTCAAAAATCAGTAACGAGCCACTCGAACTTCAGCTCTGCGGGCAAGAGAATATACAAGCCTCTGGTGCTGATGAAGAGAGTTTGACTACGGTACCAGAGGTCGCACTTGGAACAATTGCAGATGCGATAACTCCGGTAGAGATTCCAAATAGCACGGAATCTGACAGTTCAGATTCCCCAAAAAGTCAAAAGAGGGCGTTTAAAAGGAGGTCAAGCGAGAAAATCCTAAGGCCTGGAAGAGGGAGACCACCAAAAAACGCCACAATCGTTAGGACAATTAGGGGGACATTGGATCGAAGGATACACAAGCTCAAGGCCACTGGAAAGGAGACTACAAGAAAGGGACCAAAGcccaaaactttgcatAGATCAAGGGGAACGCAGGATAAGGATGACTTAGACTCCTCCTTTGGAAATGCCTCTGATATTTCTGGTGATGCTACATCTGAAGCCCCTGCTGAAATTGATGATGAGCATTCCGGAGAACCTGTGCAAGGGCGCAAGAGGAGGGAAAGAAATGACATAGAAGAACAGGTTGAAGCGGTAGGAATTGAAAAACATGTTGAAAACAGCTCATCACACGCAGCTGAACCTCCAGATTATTACACCAAGGAACCTACGAGCATATTGGATTTATTTAGTGGATTTTCCGGAATTGGTGACGAACCCAACGAGACAGATGTGCACGCTCCTCCTGCTGCAGAAAAGGCAAATGAAGAGAAGCCACTGATTAGTAAAGACGCGGAAAAACTAGAGGGACGAAGGACCAGGAAAACTGTGGAAAAGAGAAAGACCGAAGAGACTGTCTGGGATATGGTCCAAAAACATCACAGGACACGCGGGACAGTCAAAAAACCAAAGGTTGTAGAACAAAGCACTAAAAACACATATAGTGACTTTGTCGGAAACGAAATGGAAAACTTGATTAGGGAGCACTCGCACGTTAGTGAACACGTGCCATCATCACAGACGGAACCATATGCTGATGCATATAAGAAACCAAAATCTCTAAAGTGGTCCGCTGCAGATACCAAGAGGTTTTATAACGCTATTGAAATGTTTGGAAGTGATCTCATGCTTGTCAGAGCATTTTTGTCTGAATTCACAGATCGACAGGTTTATGATAAGTTTAAACTTGAGGAACGAAAGAACCCGCAGCTTGTGAAGAATGCACTAAAGATACACAGAAATATTTCTCTTGGTCAATATGAATTAAAACACGGAAAGATTGACGTAAACACACACTATGATCCAAACAAGGATCCATTCCTCACGGATGACGCGCCAACAAAGAAGAATACACTATCACTCAATCACGAACCAAAGCCAATCGAGATTGCAAGTGAGACACCACAGGTTGGCGATATTCTAAACTTGTTCATGTAATTGCCTAGTGCACATAATAAGTAGTTTTGTACAATGTACGCAAATATCTTGTAGTTTAAATATTAACGCCAATGTATGAGAATATAGTGTGTATTTTCCCCAAGTAGTCGGTGTGTAGAGATACCAGAGATGACACATCCCAGTTTTCAACACCAGGACACGGTACAGCCTGGAGTCCTGCAATGTTCATGTTTACATATCTATAGAGGAATCCTAGAACCCAATCGTTTGCAGAGTATACATTTAACAATCTTCCAGCGACTACGCATCTACACTTGTCCCATTCTGCTGGACCGGCTGTAGATGGTAATCCCATCAAGACGACATCCTTTATACTTGACAATTTGCCCTTGTCATAGAGCTTCAAGAGAGCATATAGAATAACTCGTGCTCCCATTGAATAACCAATTAGAGAAATATGTCTATCTCCAACAGCTTGCCTATCGCAAATTGCATTTGCCAACAAAGAACCTGCAACTTCAGCTCTTTGCCTAGAAACAAGCCAGGCATTGTCTAGGTTAGTAGCGTATTGAATCATTAGCAGTGGCCAGTTTATTCCAGAATCTGTACCATCAGCATCACCAATCCTTTGAGATGAACTAGCCCTTAGCCAGAGCTGCTTTGCATTTTCTGCAAACTCGCTCGTTCCAAATTTAACGATCATCCTGTGGATAGAAATGAGCAATTTTCTTTCCCACTTTAATAAATACATGTCACAAGAAGGTATAGGAAATGCATACTCCCAGCTTTCAACATATTTAGACTCTGAAGTTGGAGCAACGCTTGTTGGTGTATCTGGAGCTTCTGAAACATCAGAATTAGGCAATATAGAAACATGAAGACCAACGCAAATTGCCACACCAAGGGATTTGAAAACCTGTTCATGAAGCATTGTAAACTGAAAATCCCTCACAACATCCGATTTCTTAGAACATTTCCATTCCCTCAATCCACTATCTCCGATTCCAAACATTGATTTTACCATTGTAGTCCCCTCATTAGTGGAAATATAAGAAGATAGACCGCCTCCGCCAAGGCCCAAAATACCTAGACCTGCAGCTACCGCAGGAGTAGCCATTCCTGCAGTCAAAGCAATCAAAGCACCACCTCCTAAGGTTGCAGAGAATATCTTTAGTTTTCTGCTCATTCTCTTTGTAGAACTTCTAGCAGTGTTGATTTCTAGGGCCCCAATAAGATCCGATGCAATCTGATTTTCAAGAGATTTAAGAGTAGACTTTGTTACTCCCAAAATTTCGGAGAATAGCTCAAAAACAACCTGCACACGAGCATCGTTAAAACCGCTCATTATATAGCGAGTAATCAAATTACGAACCAAAACAGCTGCAGCACTCGGAGGTGATTCAATCAAGTAATCATCTCTCCAGAGTTCATGAGCGACAGATGGCTGAGAGTGCATCTTTTTAGGTTCTGGGGAAATGGAAAGCAccttacaaatttgttttGATATCCCACCAAACAGTCtagatgataaattttTAGTCTTTGGCTTATGTTCTATAGGAAATAAACCTTCCATGGGACCATTACTATCTTTGTGTACACTTCCGTGGGCTATGATATTTATTATATCTTTTATATAGACTCAGCGTAAAAAGGTAACACGCATAACTACAAACCTTTTTTTGGTGTTTGTGGCCCCTctttgtaaaatttatcaaatacATTGTCTGGTTCTTCAAGATCAAAATCTTCCTCATTGGTATGTCCTAAGAACAATGCATGAGTATAAGTGTCACAAACCCAGAAAATCATTATCAAAAGAGTTTGCCGAAAGCTCATCCGAGCTCTTAGCCTTCTCTGGTAAATTGTCAAATGTTCCAATTATCTCCTTGTAAAACTGGTTTAAAATAGGCTGCATTTTCTCAAGTTCGTGGTTTATGGATTCAACGTGAAAATCTTTATCGTCAACATTGACACCAATCTGCTTTAACTCTGCTCTTTGGGAGACAGGTTTTATCATGCTATCAGTGACGAGCTCATTCATCCTGCACATAATGTAAGTGATAATAAATACTTACCCTAAAATTTTTCCTAGTCTCTGAAGAAAGGTTGTCCCCCATTTTATAAGCTCTAATTCATTTATACTTATACTATTAGAGATATAATCCAAGACAAGGCACACAAATAGACCAAGGATACTCTCGTTCATTCCCTCACTGAGATTGGAAAGGCACTCTATGTCGAGAGGTATGTATTGAGCATTGTTGGATATAGAAAATCCCTCCAAATAATCTTTATATCGCCTATAAATCAGGTGTATATATGTTTATGTAGGTTAAAATTGGAATCTGTAATATTAAAGAGAGTGATCGTAGGAGAGTAACTTTAAGCTCATAGAGTAAAACGTCCTTAGTGGTACATTATAATTCACACCTTTAAGATGTCCATAAAAAAAACCGTATCTTAAAAATGAATAAGTCCCAGCATTACAGTATatcaacaagagagtagtccAGAGGAGGAGTGTCTAATGGGAGATAGTAGTGAACATGGGAATGTTAGGAGAGTGTTCTTCCTGTAGTAGTACATTACAGACGAGTGATTAGTCGTGCAAGTAGAGCAGGCCATTTCCATGCAACAACACCGATGGCAGATCCTATGCCAGGGGTAACTGATGCAGTAATTATGCCTTCTGTTGTTTGAAAAAAGGCAAGCGCCTTATTGAGGAAATTTTCAGCCTTTTGTTCTGTAACAGGAGGTCCTCCACCAGCCTCTTGTTCCTTAGATTTCTCCTCAGCCTCAAGCTTCTCCTTCAACTCCTTAAGTTTTGGGGTGAGAAGAGGAACTTTCAGTTCAGTATTCTGTGAATCCAGTGTCCAACTAGTTCCATTCTTGTCTTCACCTCTCCTGATATAATATGCATAGTTATTAGGACCaccattctttttctcCAAGCCAACCAAGAGAAGCTTGTCAGGTGAAAGATCAGATCCTTGTACAGAGTAATATGCCGTTACATTTTGAAGAATGAAACTTAGATCTATGCCAGAAAGGGGAGAAGTATGTTTAATTCCACCAAGTATGAAGGCACTTTTGTTAAGAACTGAGTGAGAAAAACCAATATAATCACTACCTATTTGTTGTTTTTTGAATTGAATCGTTTCAGTAGCTCCTTCAGAAGGATCAGGATCTTGATACTCTCCTCCATTAACATCAGTTTGTCCAACATCTATAGTGACCGCTGGCAAATTGGCCTTTAGAAGTTTTAGTATTCCTGACTCATCAAATGGGTGTCTCGGTGAATCATTAGAGACAGACTTCCAGTTATTAGAATTCGAGGGGTTCCTTTCGAACCAATCATTTGAATAATTAATGAGAAGTGGCACTCCTTCAGTGAGTGGATAACGATATACATACACACTAGATATTTTGCCAGTTAATGCAACCCCAGTCTGCTtcttttctccattctgGAATCTATAGAAGCTCCCATGATAAATAGAATAGGAATACTCACTAGTAGTCTGGCTCTTATAGTAGGATACTCTAACTTGCTTAGGACAACCGGGACAGGTGTAAGTAATGTCTCTAAAGGTTAGACTGCCATTCTGTGAAATGTCTACAATATGAGCATCATTTCTGCTACAGTTCTGTTTATCAAGTGCACTCTGTAGACCTGAGTGATCAGCACTGTCTCGTATACCAGATTCAgtcttccattttttaccTACTTCTTCACCAGAAAGTGCATAGTATGAGGAAGCACTCGTCGTTGACTTAAGCTCAAGTAACAGGGGATTGCTATATCCCGAATCTCCgttccagtagtagacgTAAACCTCATTATAGTTACTTCCATATATAGGTGATTCAAAAGGTATGCTTATAAAAGTGCTTTTGGTAGAAAGAAGTCTTATATTTGATCCCCCAGTAACAGGAGCGTGAGTGAACTTCCTGTATATTGTATATTCCGTAGGTCCAGTGACTTGTATCTTAAGAGTTGAATTGGTTGATGGAGcattattttctccatcGGCATAGTAGCTTTCATTAGTTTTAGTGATATTTACTCTAAGTACAATAAGCTCATTGAGCTGACTAATAATGGTCGCAAGTGTTGGAGAGAGGCCACTTTCTTGATCAACGCTGAAATCCGTCTTCCAAGAACTAGTAGCCACAAGAGGATTGGTTCTTTTATGGTAGTAATAATTATTACTCCCAGTAGACTTTTCGAGTCCCACTATCAGAGGAAGTGTATTAGTGGCATCATAGTCAAGATAGTATACTGTCACTTTTTTGTTATAATTTTCTATGTCCTCAAATCCTTTCTGTTTTACTTcattgtaatatattccGCTAATATAATAACTGTTGGAGAAGGAGTGGGtgtattttttatatccatctGTGGGTTTATTATCAGCCTTGCGGATGTTTATATTATTACCATAATTATCACTATAGGTGTTCTTAGAGTCATCTTTGCTAATGTCAATATTAACCTCATTACTCATACTACATCTTCACTCGCTAGAATACTAGTCTCTCCCTCATACTTCTCACCTATCTTCCATCATACtcattaatgtctcaactggtgtgagcagaatggccaatatggatgaatgataTGTTCCCTAGGGAGtaagagttcaacaatcAGGTACATTAATGAGAACTAGACGTTTTACGTACTCTCTGGCCATTGCCATCACTCGTACACGGTATATCCTACTTACCTCTCATTAAGTTCATTCCTTGTGAGCCCATAGTGCGATATTACATGGTTTGTGACGCTAACAGGTAGTTCTTGTACCTTTGTAGGTTCATCTTTGGCGTATCCGCTAATGAGTATCTTGAGGCTGTTGTTAATCTCTTGTATTTTGGCTGGTGAGATGCCAGCCATTGCAGAGTCACCATTTGCGATCTTTTGCTCCAGTTCTTTGCTCAAAACCAGGGAGCTTGGCGTCTCATTCGTGCCAAAACTATAACGCCGCTGTAGTCTGGGCATATTCCCTATCGTACATTAAGCTTTCATTTGTCGCAACTCAGAGCAACTACAGTCCTATTTTAGTGGGTAAAAGTACCAATTTACTATTCGTtattttacattaaaaGTGGCGAGTAGCGAGGAAAATTCCTTTGGAGGGGCCCACGGTGACGAGGGTCAGAACCGACAGAAACAACAAACTCCTCGTTAAGGTGTTTCTATCATTACACAGATGAGGATTTATGAACACACGTGATATAATCCGCTTGAACAACAGTTTCTGTAAGTTTTTCAAATACTACACATAGGGAGCTCTCGGCCAGAATTATTCTCTATGGAGCCTCAAAAGCGCTAAAGTGATGGTAGATATTTGGACAGAAAGGGTCTTATATGCCCAAATGTTGCTACATGGCTGTTCGGTGGCTCTGCGTATCAATGGAAGGTCGTCCTCAGGAATGAGACTTACGCATGGATGAATGGCATAAATGTGCACATCCAGTCCAAGAATTACTATATTGCATTCAGAGCACTCTATAGGCTCTTGCTCCAGATTACTGGAGCTGCGATAGGCAAATTTTGCCAACATCCTATCCATTCATTGTTCTAAATGTCATTACACACATCAAAGATTCCATAGAGAAGATTCATTGGCCAAAGGAGCTCAGATTATGCACTTGCATACTTGTCATGTGCGGTTAAATACGAATTTACAGCGCTAAAACGAAACTACGAATCTGGATTTCAGCGAGATGGAGGACGCTCAGTCTTGTTCAACGTCATCAAGAAGAGTAGAGGTCTTCTGCGGAAAGATAGTCACGTAGACACTGGTcatgaagagaatgaagtATTAAAATCTATCATTACAACACAAAAGGCATCATTATGCCCCTTGTACAAGATTTTGGACAAGGACAATGGTACACTAGTAATAAAGTACCTTTATAGTCTGCTAGAAGACGAAagtaaaatacaaacatttgGATTCATCTCCCGTGGAGATGTCGATCTTGTCATTAAGAATCTGGCAAAGGAGTCATTTGCACCAGAGTCAATacctaaaaatgaagagTTCACACCAAGTGAAAGTACAGAGTCGATGGAGAGTGTAGAAACGAAGGAACATGCACGACTTAAGGGTCCACTAATTTCAAGtgtaaaaatattcaaCTCAGACTCTGCCAAGTTTTCCAATCATGCAATAGTACTCAGAGGAACCCTTGAAAGTGAAAGAAAGGATCTAATCATGAATaaaaagaggataaagTGGTTTCTGAGAAACTGTGTCGATGGAGGCAAACAGGAATACACTTCAATATTGAACACCTTCATGAATGCAAGACCAACACACTCATTCGAGAGCACACGGAATATTTCCGTTTTGCTTGTAAATCCCATTGTACTTGCACACGACATTATAATTTCAAGACATTTTTTAATCCTGGACGATACCTAGTCGCTATTTCAAACCTTTACAATGCATATACTCTAGCAATAATAAATGCAGGTGTGACATTTAATGACATGGGCACTAAGTGGCGTACTTTTGGACCCATTCCCTTACAGTTGAATCGTACAAGGTGCGATTTTGCTTATACAATTGTGCAATTTCGGGAACCAGAGGATCATCTGTAAATGTGTGTATAGACGAGAATGAAAACGTACCCGGGTTAGGATCGGTTAATAGAGAAGAGATCGATAGGAGCACTTTTGATATAGTGAGTGCCGGACTCCACTGgtcctttaaaatatccagACAAATTGCGCCGTTGTTGTTTATATTTGGGTGGTAAACTTTTGTGGTAAACGCGACCTTTGGGGGCTTGAATGGGTAGTCGCTCGGGAAGTGAATGTTGAGGAAATATACTCCATTTTGGTATGGGCTGTATGTTTGTATGTGTTATGCCAAGAATGTGAGTAAAACgagtataatgtgagctatgaATGGGCGACTCTATGGGAGCACAAGAGCTGCATTCTTTCCGCAAATCCAAAGCATTGGGGCATACCCAATCAAGGTTTAGAAACCTTGAGCCGGCCTCCATCTCTTCTATAGACATTAGCCCATAATTTAGACCACGGACATTTCCATGACCATAATGGGTAGAGTAGGAACTCCCTAGGGTCGCCCAAAGCTCCTTCTGGACTCGCTACCGCATATCCAATgctcctcctagctccgCCAGTAGTTCACATCATGCTTCCTCTGTCTTAGGCCATCGACAGCACTACACTCACCTGTTATGAGGGCCCATGATTGTTGCTTGCCAGTGGAACATGTCGTCTCCGACGGGTCCAGCACTGCAATTGGTTGGAGGATCTTTGGTGAGATCTGCCAGTTCCTGAAAATTCATGTGTATGTGCTTTTCCGGCGAGCAAACCTTGTGTATGCGTTTCAAAGCCATGGTTCTGTAGCTCAAGTTCTATTTAGACCATACGGGTGTTCTGACACACTAGAGACCCCAAAATATTCAAGTACCAGAGATTTTTCCAATAAACACAAAAGTTAGTCTACAAAAGTTTTACTCAAAAGTGACCGAATCGATTTGGGGCGTACGTAGGGCAGCGGAGGCGCTTCACACTTTTTTCCAAGACGCCATCCGACACTATCCGCCGGTAATTTTCTCCACTCTCCCACTTTGCGAACCGTCACTCGAGTTCCCCAGTCGTATTTGCTCGCAATCAGCAGGTCTCGCAGTCTCCTCCACTCCTGTCCACCGGTCTACCCATACACCCCTCTACACACATATCCAGTTGTACACATGAATTTTATACTATTAGCATGTGATTTTATGGATATCTAATAAGTTTGTCTGCCAGGGAGAGCCCGAGTGACTCCCCGGAGCACATCTCTGGAATGTGTGGACTTGTGCACGCAGCATCCGGATCACGTCAAGATGTTGCCCAGAGTAACACGTTGGTGGCTCTGTATTCTGCAAAAGTCCGGAAAAGCCAGAAAAAATCTCCCTCTAACTCCCCACAGATCAAGGGTCCCCTTTACGCCACTAAAAATCAACATTTTCCCCTGTAACGACGTCTTGTGATCCACTTTGACAAAATGGCAGAGGACTCCGCGCTGATCGAGCAAATGAAGAATGTTTCTCTAGGTATTTTACTTGTACTGAGATTCCATCCCTTTGTGCCTCGTTG
This window encodes:
- a CDS encoding hypothetical protein (encoded by transcript BEWA_013120A) produces the protein MPRLQRRYSFGTNETPSSLVLSKELEQKIANGDSAMAGISPAKIQEINNSLKILISGYAKDEPTKVQELPVSVTNHVISHYGLTRNELNERRYKDYLEGFSISNNAQYIPLDIECLSNLSEGMNESILGLFVCLVLDYISNSISINELELIKWGTTFLQRLGKILGMNELVTDSMIKPVSQRAELKQIGVNVDDKDFHVESINHELEKMQPILNQFYKEIIGTFDNLPEKAKSSDELSANSFDNDFLGHTNEEDFDLEEPDNVFDKFYKEGPQTPKKAHGSVHKDSNGPMEGLFPIEHKPKTKNLSSRLFGGISKQICKVLSISPEPKKMHSQPSVAHELWRDDYLIESPPSAAAVLVRNLITRYIMSGFNDARVQVVFELFSEILGVTKSTLKSLENQIASDLIGALEINTARSSTKRMSRKLKIFSATLGGGALIALTAGMATPAVAAGLGILGLGGGGLSSYISTNEGTTMVKSMFGIGDSGLREWKCSKKSDVVRDFQFTMLHEQVFKSLGVAICVGLHVSILPNSDVSEAPDTPTSVAPTSESKYVESWEYAFPIPSCDMYLLKWERKLLISIHRMIVKFGTSEFAENAKQLWLRASSSQRIGDADGTDSGINWPLLMIQYATNLDNAWLVSRQRAEVAGSLLANAICDRQAVGDRHISLIGYSMGARVILYALLKLYDKGKLSSIKDVVLMGLPSTAGPAEWDKCRCVVAGRLLNVYSANDWVLGFLYRYVNMNIAGLQAVPCPGVENWDVSSLVSLHTDYLGKIHTIFSYIGVNI
- a CDS encoding hypothetical protein (encoded by transcript BEWA_013130A), which gives rise to MNTRDIIRLNNSFSLKRNYESGFQRDGGRSVLFNVIKKSRGLLRKDSHVDTGHEENEVLKSIITTQKASLCPLYKILDKDNGTLVIKYLYSLLEDESKIQTFGFISRGDVDLVIKNLAKESFAPESIPKNEEFTPSESTESMESVETKEHARLKGPLISSVKIFNSDSAKFSNHAIVLRGTLESERKDLIMNKKRIKWFLRNCVDGGKQEYTSILNTFMNARPTHSFESTRNISVLLVNPIVLAHDIIISRHFLILDDT
- a CDS encoding Ubiquitin-conjugating enzyme family member protein (encoded by transcript BEWA_013140A); its protein translation is MALKRIHKELADLTKDPPTNCSAGPVGDDMFHWQATIMGPHNSPYQNGVYFLNIHFPSDYPFKPPKVAFTTKVYHPNINNNGAICLDILKDQWSPALTISKVLLSISSLLTDPNPDDPLVPEIAQLYKQNRTLYDSTVREWVQKYAT
- a CDS encoding hypothetical protein (encoded by transcript BEWA_013110A) is translated as MTLNTNSTANLVERRREDYIKTWNNGMVSKYTACSNVIAKEVSDLYNSDPSSFRHWQNDFLGKKFTRLLKTSGDCPPELVGDLVNKSLNLLRGDSVLRNLLIVSDDKFVEAVLTRLVEMCLSETVMNYGLDRPYEDPKKIKKIKKLLVRATSAASIAQTAAKIWGWRSENERVPLPPPIAAPSKLASENYYVYVCGSGKNSKRVLKSTSSISTSFKDGTIPLPKVFMPFQSKISNEPLELQLCGQENIQASGADEESLTTVPEVALGTIADAITPVEIPNSTESDSSDSPKSQKRAFKRRSSEKILRPGRGRPPKNATIVRTIRGTLDRRIHKLKATGKETTRKGPKPKTLHRSRGTQDKDDLDSSFGNASDISGDATSEAPAEIDDEHSGEPVQGRKRRERNDIEEQVEAVGIEKHVENSSSHAAEPPDYYTKEPTSILDLFSGFSGIGDEPNETDVHAPPAAEKANEEKPLISKDAEKLEGRRTRKTVEKRKTEETVWDMVQKHHRTRGTVKKPKVVEQSTKNTYSDFVGNEMENLIREHSHVSEHVPSSQTEPYADAYKKPKSLKWSAADTKRFYNAIEMFGSDLMLVRAFLSEFTDRQVYDKFKLEERKNPQLVKNALKIHRNISLGQYELKHGKIDVNTHYDPNKDPFLTDDAPTKKNTLSLNHEPKPIEIASETPQVGDILNLFM